The following are encoded in a window of Struthio camelus isolate bStrCam1 chromosome Z, bStrCam1.hap1, whole genome shotgun sequence genomic DNA:
- the LOC138064586 gene encoding selenoprotein P-like — MWAGLGLVLSLCLLPGGGAEIQNCKEPPEWHIGEENPMLNSRGSVTVVALLQASUYLCLLQASRLEDLRVKLENEGLVNISYVVVNHQGTQSHRKFHLLKESVSDCITVYQQDEQQADVWTTLNGNKHDFLIYDRCGRLVYHLGLPYSFLSFQYVEESIKIAYCENKCGNCSYTEPYIDDICENITKKADEKLAEIEPKPAGQHSHRHHLHRHRHHHHEESHHSKNENQQAPAESPRRHSSQSGRRHRVFGHNRHDQRGNQEPLETLPQGEGAESHTQDKKLUKKRKASCKNQLTUTWQKASDSTSSSUC, encoded by the exons AtgtgggcagggctggggctagTTCTGAgtctctgcctcctcccaggagGAGGGGCAGAGatccagaactgcaaagagccCCCAGAATGGCATATTGGGGAGGAGAACCCAATGCTGAACTCTAGGGGGTCGGTGACAGTGGTAGCTCTCCTCCAAGCTAGCTGATACTTGTGCCTGCTGCAGGCTTCCAG ATTGGAGGACTTGCGAGTGAAGTTAGAGAATGAAGGACTGGTCAATATCTCGTATGTGGTTGTCAACCACCAGGGAACTCAGTCCCACAGGAAATTTCACCTACTGAAAGAAAGTGTTTCAGACTGTATCACTGTCTACCAGCAGGATGAACAGCAAGCTGATGTCTGGACTACCTTAAATGGAAACAAACATGATTTTCTCATCTATGACAG ATGTGGCCGTCTAGTGTATCATCTGGGTCTGCCCTATTCCTTCCTGTCTTTCCAATACGTAGAAGAATCTATAAAGATTGCATACTGTGAAAACAAGTGTGGAAATTGCTCTTACACg gaacCCTATATTGATGATATATGTGAAAACATCActaaaaaggcagatgaaaagcTAGCAGAGATAGAACCAAAACCAGCTGGCCAACATTCACATCGTCACCACCTGCATAGACACAGACACCACCACCATGAGGAGAGTCATCATTCCAAAAATGAGAACCAACAGGCTCCTGCTGAATCTCCAAGACGACACTCTTCTCAGAGTGGTCGGCGTCATAGAGTTTTTGGCCATAACAGACATGATCAGAGAGGTAATCAAGAACCGCTAGAAACTCTTCCTCAGGGAGAAGGTGCAGAATCTCATACACAAgataaaaagctatgaaaaaagagaaaagccagcTGTAAAAACCAGTTAACTTGAACCTGGCAGAAAGCATCAGACTCAACTTCTAGTAGCTGATGCTGA
- the LOC104140571 gene encoding coiled-coil domain-containing protein 152 isoform X1 has translation MKNISLVNLGKLLDDFSVIEKKISEINEANNLLVLQLEKSNMLVKLSQAKEDSVKEERTALQNVIHGLTQTVENQCNVKDENERLKDNIRILEEKLKAREQEYKHMIETLLTEIQNKEEDHKLEVTQLNCDMKKKLELIEVEYREQVAKKELEILELTRQLKTQDEEKQNEIIKLQIEFNAKLARVQNKTAKSFSDASVLPQSIYRRKLQHLQEEKNKEIEILRNTIRDLELRLNKGQDLHFKRKRF, from the exons ATGAAGAATATCAGTTTGGTGAATCTTGGTAAACTTTTAGATGACTTCTCAGTGATAGAAAAG aaaatatcagaaattaaTGAAGCAAATAACCTATTGGTTCTTCAGCTGGAGAAATCTAACATGTTGGTAAAATTAAGCCAAGCAAAGGAGGATTCAGTAAAAGAag AACGTACTGCTCTACAGAATGTGATACATGGTCTGACACAAACTGTTGAAAACCAGTGTAACGTGAAAG ATGAAAATGAGAGACTGAAGGATAACATTCGCATCTTGGAAGAGAAATTAAAGGCTCGTGAACAG GAGTATAAACATATGATTGAGACGCTTTTGacagaaattcaaaacaaagaGGAAGACCACAAATTAGAAGTAACACAGTTGAATTGCGACATGAAAAAAAAAC TTGAACTAATAGAAGTGGAGTATAGGGAACAAGTAGCgaaaaaagaactggaaatactAGAGTTAACCAGACAACTGAAAACTCAAGATGAAGAGAAGCAGAATGAAATAATTAAACTGCAGATAGAG TTCAATGCTAAATTAGCGAGAGTTCAgaataaaacagcaaaatcattttCCGATGCTTCTGTCTTGCCACAAAGTATCTATCGAAGG AAGCTGCAGCAtctccaggaggaaaaaaacaaggaaattgaAATTCTGCGTAACACCATAAGAGACTTGGAGCTACGTCTTAATAAAGGCCAGGACTTGCACTTCAAACGAAAGCGGTTCTGA
- the LOC104140571 gene encoding coiled-coil domain-containing protein 152 isoform X2 translates to MKNISLVNLGKLLDDFSVIEKLEKSNMLVKLSQAKEDSVKEERTALQNVIHGLTQTVENQCNVKDENERLKDNIRILEEKLKAREQEYKHMIETLLTEIQNKEEDHKLEVTQLNCDMKKKLELIEVEYREQVAKKELEILELTRQLKTQDEEKQNEIIKLQIEFNAKLARVQNKTAKSFSDASVLPQSIYRRKLQHLQEEKNKEIEILRNTIRDLELRLNKGQDLHFKRKRF, encoded by the exons ATGAAGAATATCAGTTTGGTGAATCTTGGTAAACTTTTAGATGACTTCTCAGTGATAGAAAAG CTGGAGAAATCTAACATGTTGGTAAAATTAAGCCAAGCAAAGGAGGATTCAGTAAAAGAag AACGTACTGCTCTACAGAATGTGATACATGGTCTGACACAAACTGTTGAAAACCAGTGTAACGTGAAAG ATGAAAATGAGAGACTGAAGGATAACATTCGCATCTTGGAAGAGAAATTAAAGGCTCGTGAACAG GAGTATAAACATATGATTGAGACGCTTTTGacagaaattcaaaacaaagaGGAAGACCACAAATTAGAAGTAACACAGTTGAATTGCGACATGAAAAAAAAAC TTGAACTAATAGAAGTGGAGTATAGGGAACAAGTAGCgaaaaaagaactggaaatactAGAGTTAACCAGACAACTGAAAACTCAAGATGAAGAGAAGCAGAATGAAATAATTAAACTGCAGATAGAG TTCAATGCTAAATTAGCGAGAGTTCAgaataaaacagcaaaatcattttCCGATGCTTCTGTCTTGCCACAAAGTATCTATCGAAGG AAGCTGCAGCAtctccaggaggaaaaaaacaaggaaattgaAATTCTGCGTAACACCATAAGAGACTTGGAGCTACGTCTTAATAAAGGCCAGGACTTGCACTTCAAACGAAAGCGGTTCTGA